In the Deltaproteobacteria bacterium genome, TGGGTGTTGATGCCAACAATAAACATGAGCAGGGTGCAGGTGATCAAGGTATGATGTTTGGTTATGCCTGTGATGACACTAAAGAGCTAATGCCAGCTCCTATTATATATGCACATAAACTTACCAAACGTTTAGCTGATCTGCGCAAGAAAAACCGTCTTAATTTTTTACGTCCAGACGGAAAATCACAAGTAACTTTTGAGTATCATAACGGTAGTCCAGTGCGCGTTGATACGGTAGTTATTTCAACGCAGCATACTCCAGAGGTAAAAACTAAGACTTTAAAAGATGCCATTATTGCTGAAGTAATTGAGCCGGTAATTCCAGCACGGCTACGTAAAGGCAAAATCACATATCATGTTAATCCGACAGGTCGTTTTGTTATTGGCGGTCCTATGGGTGATGCTGGGGTAACTGGTCGTAAAATTATTGTTGATACTTATGGTGGTATGGGACGACATGGTGGTGGTGCATTTTCAGGCAAAGACCCGAGTAAAGTAGATCGTAGTGCCGCATATTTTGCTCGTTATATTGCAAAAAATATAGTGGCAGCCAAACTAGCGCGTCGATGCGAAGTACAATTGGCTTACGCTATAGGTGTAGCTCAACCAGTTTCAATCATGGTTGAGACATTTGGAACTGGTGCTATTGATGACGAAAAAATAGAAAAAGCTGTGCGACAAGAATTTTCAGCTAAACCTGCCGAAATAATCAAGCGTCTAGATTTATTGCGACCAATATATTTTAAAACTGCTAGTTATGGTCATTTTGGTCGCCATGAATCAGAATTCACTTGGGAATGTACAGACGCAGCAGAGCGTTTATGTAGGGGGTGCCTTTAAATAGCATTTTAGCATTTTAGTAGTTTATTTGCGTCGCAGGGGTAATAACTCCAAATGTTGATTCAAGTCATTATGACTAATAAAACAAAGCGTTAAGTAAAACGTGAGCTGTGGATATTGGAGAAAAGTCGCTGAGTCATCTGCAAGCAATCTTTCTCGGAATTCTTCAAGGGTTAACGGAGTTTCTGCCTGTATCAAGTTCTGGGCACTTAGTACTTGCACAGTATTTTTTAGAGTTACGTGAGGTAGAAATTATATTTGACTTAGTTCTGCATCTGGGCACGCTTATCGCTACAATAGGTTTCTTTGGTTCATCATTTCGTAATATGGCAAGAGAGGGCTATGTTGCCTTTGGTGATAAAAAAAACGGGCTTTCTTGGGCAGACATTTTACGTCAGCGACCAGACGCTAAGTTGTTATGGTTAGTGATTATAGGTTCTATACCGACAGCATTAATTGGTCTTTTGTTTCGGCATCAGCTTGAAGCCACCTTCGCAAATGTAAAAATGGTAGGTTGGCATTTATTGGCCACAGCGATTTTATTGCTTGCGACTTTAATTGTACGTCGTCGTCAAGGGCGCAATATCGACAATATGCGCTTATTAGATGCATTGATTATTGGTATAGCTCAAGGTGTAGCGATTATACCTGGAATTAGTCGCAGTGGTATGACCATTGCAGTGGGTTTATTATTAGGTCTTGATCGTGAACTTGCTGCTCGTTACTCATTTGTCTTGTCCGTACCAGCAATCGCAGGTGCTTTTGCCTTGCAGGCAATAAAACATTCCATACCCATAGCTTCTCTAAGTACGCTTTTTTTAGGTTTCATTGCAGCATTACTTTGTGGTTTGGCAGCACTTGCTTTTTTAATGCCAGTAGTACGTCGTGGCCGTATATATCTTTTTTCCTTTTATTTATTACCGTTAGCATTTGGGGCATTATGGCTGGTTAAATGAAGGGTTCGCATATCCGCTCAACACTTGCTGCGTACAAGCCATTAAAATATGCGATAAATAATAATTGTCGAGCCGCAGTATTGGTACCACTAAAATATTCTGAAAAAAATAAAGAAAAATATGAAGTAATATTAACCCGACGAGCCGCAGAATTAGCAGATCATGGTGGTCAGGTTTCATTTCCGGGCGGTCGTATTGAATCAACTGACAGCAGTCCAGAACATGCCGCTTTACGCGAAACACAAGAAGAATTAGGAATTGTTCCGCAAGATATTGAAATAATAGGTCGTTTAGATGACATGATTACCATTACGGGTTTTCATATTGTGCCAATACTCGGTATTTTGCCTAATAAAATTAGCTATTTTCCAGATTTTCACGAAGTTGCACGAGTTTTTAGTGTGCCTCTTTATTGGCTAATGCAACCGCAAAACTGGAAGCAACATACTATACAATACAAATCACAGACGGTGCATTTTTATAGCGCCGAATGGAATGGGGAGAATATTTGGGGAGCAACTGCACAAATAATCCAAAATTTAATTAAAGTGCTTAAATATTGGGGTATTTAAATTTTATTAATTAATTTATTCTGCCGTTGGTCGTCTAACTAGTTCGAGTAGTACATCTATTTCAGTGTCGTTTGGTTTTAATGATTTTGCCATTTCAAGCATAAGGCGGGCTTGCATATAAAGCGAAGCATCGCGAGATGCCGATGTTCGCATAAGTAGAATTTTAGCTAACAAGACATTAGCATCGGCCATGAATGGATTTAGTGTTATAGCTTGATTTAAGATAGCTTCTGCTTGTTCGTATTTGCCTTCACGATAGAGATTGTTGCCTTGTTCATATAATACGTGAGCTTTAGCAATATCATCATTATTTATTGAAGTGGCTTCAGGAGCAGAGTGTGCTGGGGTAGTTAATTGATTATTAGTTGGAGAATTACTTTTTGACTCGGCTGCTTTATTTGAAGTTGAAGAAGCAGCTGTAATGTCTATCTTTTTATTGTCGTTGATTTCATGGTTGATAGAGGTGTTAACATTACCAGCACATCCGGTATAAGTGAAATAACCAAAAAAACCAATTATCAGTATCCATGTAGGTATACATTTAAACAACATGATTAGATCCTAATTATTTATCCATAATAAGCTAACTCATTGATAATGGATGCGGCAAGTATCGTGTCATTTTTAGCTTTTGTTATTCTTGCCATTGCCGCTTTTGCGTATCAGTGTCAAATAGCAGTAGAGGTATAGTCGATAAATGGTTTTATACTAAAGTAATCGGATTTAAAACTGACAAGGAGTTAATAATGACCGAGTCATTACGTATAACCGTACTCGGCGCTGGACATTGGGGGACCGCGTTAGCACAGCATTTAGCTATGCGCGAACACAATGTTACATTGTGGGCATATGAATCCGAAGTAGTAACAGGAATTAACCAACAACACCGCAACCCTTTATTTCTTAAAGAGGCGCTGCTTTCTGAGCGAATTGTCGCAACTAATGAAATAAGCGAAGCAATTATTGATGCCAAAATTATATTGTTTGTAATACCTGCGCAGTTAATACGTAAGTACTTAGTAAAATTACGTGGCAAATTGCAGGTAGATGTCCCAGTAGTTATTTGTTCAAAAGGTATCGAACGTCGAAGTTTGGCAACTATGGATCAAGTTTGTATTGAAGAACTGCCAGCATCATATCATGCAAACATATGTGTTTTATCCGGTCCTTCATTTGCTGCAGAAGTAGCTAAAGGTGTACCAACCAATCTTACTTTAGCAGCACGTGATAATAACACTGCAAAATTAGTGCAAAATGCTTTAGCTACCAAAGGTATGCGAGTGTACACCACTGATGATTTAGTTGGGGTTGAACTTGGCGGAGCTTTAAAAAATGTTATTGCAATTGCTATTGGTGCATGCGTGGGTTTAGGTTTTGGTTTAAATACGCAAGCTGGGTTTATTACCCGTGGTTTATCCGAGGTGACCCGTTTAACTATGGCGATGCATGGACGCCCTGAAACGATGTTAGGTCTTGCTGGTGTGGGTGATTTA is a window encoding:
- a CDS encoding undecaprenyl-diphosphate phosphatase, whose translation is MDIGEKSLSHLQAIFLGILQGLTEFLPVSSSGHLVLAQYFLELREVEIIFDLVLHLGTLIATIGFFGSSFRNMAREGYVAFGDKKNGLSWADILRQRPDAKLLWLVIIGSIPTALIGLLFRHQLEATFANVKMVGWHLLATAILLLATLIVRRRQGRNIDNMRLLDALIIGIAQGVAIIPGISRSGMTIAVGLLLGLDRELAARYSFVLSVPAIAGAFALQAIKHSIPIASLSTLFLGFIAALLCGLAALAFLMPVVRRGRIYLFSFYLLPLAFGALWLVK
- a CDS encoding NAD(P)-dependent glycerol-3-phosphate dehydrogenase — translated: MTESLRITVLGAGHWGTALAQHLAMREHNVTLWAYESEVVTGINQQHRNPLFLKEALLSERIVATNEISEAIIDAKIILFVIPAQLIRKYLVKLRGKLQVDVPVVICSKGIERRSLATMDQVCIEELPASYHANICVLSGPSFAAEVAKGVPTNLTLAARDNNTAKLVQNALATKGMRVYTTDDLVGVELGGALKNVIAIAIGACVGLGFGLNTQAGFITRGLSEVTRLTMAMHGRPETMLGLAGVGDLILTCTGELSRNRQVGKLLAQGRQRADIESEMRMVAEGIPTAESAYELAQKYNVDVPIIEQVYRVLYKGISVIEAMEVLQSRSLKEEWGN
- a CDS encoding CoA pyrophosphatase, whose amino-acid sequence is MKGSHIRSTLAAYKPLKYAINNNCRAAVLVPLKYSEKNKEKYEVILTRRAAELADHGGQVSFPGGRIESTDSSPEHAALRETQEELGIVPQDIEIIGRLDDMITITGFHIVPILGILPNKISYFPDFHEVARVFSVPLYWLMQPQNWKQHTIQYKSQTVHFYSAEWNGENIWGATAQIIQNLIKVLKYWGI
- a CDS encoding methionine adenosyltransferase, producing MDRDFLFTSESVTEGHPDKVADQISDAVLDELLRQDPHSRVACETLVKTGMAVIAGEITTNGYADMPTVVRRTIQNIGYNSSEMGFDWETCAVLTAIEKQSPDIAMGVDANNKHEQGAGDQGMMFGYACDDTKELMPAPIIYAHKLTKRLADLRKKNRLNFLRPDGKSQVTFEYHNGSPVRVDTVVISTQHTPEVKTKTLKDAIIAEVIEPVIPARLRKGKITYHVNPTGRFVIGGPMGDAGVTGRKIIVDTYGGMGRHGGGAFSGKDPSKVDRSAAYFARYIAKNIVAAKLARRCEVQLAYAIGVAQPVSIMVETFGTGAIDDEKIEKAVRQEFSAKPAEIIKRLDLLRPIYFKTASYGHFGRHESEFTWECTDAAERLCRGCL